A single window of Desulfovibrio desulfuricans DNA harbors:
- the lon gene encoding endopeptidase La translates to MTDEMRGSDAYIELPIMPLREVVMFPRSIMPLFVGREASIKAIEAAQATYSKQIFLVAQREPELEKPDAQDLSPVGVVSKVLQMLRLPDGTIKVLFEGVYRATWENLHEDEQCAMVGVRRRAEKQSRPEEREALVRAVHEALEEYGKNNKKISQEAVLSILALQEIGPLADAIIPHLKVDYRKKQEALEIDDATQRLELAYELLQGEVALATVEKRIKNRVKVQMERNQREYYLNEQIKAINKEMGRDDDPQAEVDEIEQKLKARDMPEEAREKALSEARKLRSMPPSAAEYTVVRNYVDWILDLPWNDLKQIDINLEKARAILDGDHFGLEKPKERILEYLAVQKLSQGLKGPILCFVGPPGVGKTSLAKSVARATGRDFVRLSLGGVRDEAEIRGHRRTYVGALPGKIIQSLKRVKFNNPLFCLDEVDKMTSDYRGDPASALLEVLDPEQNNTFMDHYLDLEYDLSKVFFITTANSLHSIPVPLLDRMEIIELNSYLETEKRHIARRFLLPRQLEEHGLKEGNIRVSDNAILEIIRSYTREAGVRNLEREIAALCRKTAIKLVEDDDTEKCVNISRQSLPSMLGVKKYRHDERESEPQVGVCAGLAYNQRGGEILLVETSLMAGSGHVVTTGQLGEVMTESAKAALSYVRSRAEVLGLDPRFHRKIDIHVHVPAGATPKDGPSAGITLATSITSALLGIPVRNDVAMTGEISLRGRVLPIGGLREKLLAARRSGIKKVIMPRDNEKDLKEVPDEVLRDLEIVFVDHVDEVLPQALAATAEEIFSGRATALPISRILRPEKHDDDKNQPAQ, encoded by the coding sequence ATGACAGACGAAATGCGCGGCTCTGACGCTTATATTGAACTGCCCATCATGCCTTTGCGCGAGGTGGTCATGTTCCCCCGCTCCATCATGCCGCTCTTTGTGGGGCGCGAGGCCTCCATCAAGGCCATCGAAGCCGCACAGGCCACCTACAGCAAGCAGATATTTCTTGTGGCCCAGCGCGAGCCGGAGCTGGAAAAGCCCGATGCTCAGGATCTTTCGCCTGTAGGCGTGGTCAGCAAGGTGCTTCAGATGCTGCGCCTGCCCGACGGCACCATCAAGGTGCTGTTTGAAGGCGTATATCGCGCCACTTGGGAAAACCTGCACGAAGACGAGCAGTGCGCCATGGTGGGCGTGCGCCGCCGCGCCGAAAAGCAGAGCCGCCCCGAAGAGCGCGAGGCTCTGGTGCGCGCCGTGCACGAGGCGCTTGAAGAATACGGCAAGAACAACAAAAAGATTTCGCAGGAGGCCGTGCTCTCCATTCTTGCCTTGCAGGAAATCGGCCCTCTGGCCGATGCCATCATCCCGCACCTCAAGGTTGATTACCGCAAAAAGCAGGAAGCCCTTGAGATCGACGACGCCACCCAGCGCCTTGAGCTTGCCTATGAGCTTTTGCAGGGCGAGGTGGCCCTTGCCACGGTTGAAAAGCGCATCAAGAACCGCGTCAAGGTGCAGATGGAGCGCAACCAGCGCGAATATTACCTCAATGAGCAGATCAAGGCCATCAACAAGGAAATGGGGCGCGATGACGACCCCCAGGCCGAAGTTGACGAAATAGAGCAGAAGCTCAAGGCCCGCGATATGCCGGAAGAAGCGCGCGAAAAGGCGCTCTCCGAAGCCAGAAAGCTGCGCAGCATGCCGCCCTCTGCGGCGGAATACACGGTTGTGCGCAACTATGTGGACTGGATTCTGGATCTGCCCTGGAACGACCTCAAGCAGATAGACATCAACCTTGAAAAGGCGCGCGCAATTCTGGACGGCGACCACTTTGGCCTTGAAAAGCCCAAGGAACGCATTCTGGAATACCTTGCCGTGCAGAAGCTTTCCCAGGGGCTCAAAGGCCCCATCCTCTGCTTTGTCGGCCCCCCCGGCGTGGGTAAAACCTCGCTTGCCAAGTCCGTGGCCCGCGCCACAGGGCGCGATTTTGTGCGCCTCTCCCTTGGCGGCGTGCGCGACGAGGCCGAAATCCGGGGGCACCGCCGCACCTATGTGGGCGCGCTGCCGGGCAAGATCATCCAGTCCCTCAAGCGGGTGAAGTTCAACAATCCCCTCTTCTGCCTGGACGAAGTGGACAAGATGACCTCCGACTACCGTGGCGACCCCGCCTCGGCCCTGCTGGAAGTGCTCGACCCGGAACAGAACAATACCTTCATGGATCACTACCTTGATCTGGAGTATGATCTTTCCAAAGTTTTCTTTATCACCACGGCCAACTCGCTGCACTCCATCCCTGTGCCGCTGCTTGACCGCATGGAGATCATCGAGCTCAACAGCTACCTTGAAACGGAAAAACGCCACATCGCCCGCCGCTTCCTGCTGCCCCGCCAGCTGGAGGAGCACGGCCTCAAGGAAGGCAACATCCGCGTGTCGGACAACGCCATTCTCGAGATCATCCGCTCCTACACGCGCGAGGCCGGGGTGCGTAACCTTGAACGCGAAATTGCCGCCCTGTGCCGCAAAACCGCCATCAAGCTTGTGGAAGACGACGACACCGAAAAGTGCGTCAACATCTCCCGCCAGAGCCTGCCTTCCATGCTGGGCGTAAAAAAATACCGCCATGACGAACGCGAAAGCGAACCTCAGGTGGGTGTGTGCGCTGGCCTTGCCTATAACCAGCGCGGCGGCGAAATTCTGCTGGTCGAAACCAGCCTCATGGCAGGTTCCGGCCATGTGGTGACTACGGGTCAGCTTGGCGAAGTCATGACGGAATCTGCCAAGGCGGCCCTTTCGTATGTGCGTTCACGGGCTGAAGTGCTGGGCCTTGATCCCCGCTTCCACCGCAAGATAGATATCCACGTGCACGTGCCTGCTGGCGCAACGCCCAAGGACGGCCCCTCGGCGGGCATCACCCTGGCGACGTCCATCACCTCCGCCCTGCTGGGCATTCCCGTGCGCAACGATGTAGCCATGACCGGCGAAATCTCCTTGCGCGGCAGGGTGCTGCCCATCGGCGGGCTGCGAGAGAAATTGCTGGCAGCGCGCCGCAGCGGTATCAAAAAAGTGATCATGCCCCGCGATAATGAAAAAGACCTCAAGGAAGTGCCGGACGAAGTGCTGCGCGACCTGGAGATCGTTTTTGTTGACCATGTGGATGAAGTGCTGCCTCAGGCCCTTGCCGCCACGGCAGAAGAAATCTTCTCCGGCCGGGCCACGGCGCTGCCCATCAGCCGCATTCTGCGGCCCGAAAAGCACGATGACGACAAGAATCAGCCTGCGCAGTAG
- the clpX gene encoding ATP-dependent Clp protease ATP-binding subunit ClpX → MAKNDKPTVSEPLRCSFCGRSELEVRNLIVQDGASICDKCIKACNEIIARDQMESPQSEERLLSPQEIKDRLDQYVIGQNEAKKILSVAVHNHYKRVFYASALGDEVELEKSNILLVGPSGSGKTLLAKTLARVLRVPFAIADATTLTEAGYVGEDVENILVQLLQNADYDLEAASKGIIYIDEIDKISRKGDGPSITRDVSGEGVQQALLKIIEGTEANIPPKGGRKHPQQEFIRMNTSNILFIVGGAFVGLDKIVGGRMSGGAMGFGAKVRASKEMPLGELLDKVHPQDLVKFGLIPEFVGRIPIITHVDELDEPDLVRILTEPKNALVRQYQKLFELENVDLRFTPNALKAIAAKAIERKTGARGLRNVMERTMLDIMFKLPSLPNVRECLINQAVIDKGKEPVLLFGDKAENADTSKAQAGGDKAS, encoded by the coding sequence ATGGCCAAGAACGATAAACCTACGGTGAGCGAACCCCTGCGCTGCTCCTTTTGCGGGCGCAGCGAGCTTGAGGTTCGCAATCTCATCGTGCAGGACGGCGCCAGCATTTGCGACAAATGCATCAAGGCCTGCAACGAAATTATCGCCCGCGACCAGATGGAAAGCCCCCAGAGCGAAGAACGCCTTCTTTCGCCCCAGGAAATCAAGGATCGCCTTGACCAGTATGTCATCGGACAGAACGAGGCCAAGAAAATCCTTTCTGTAGCGGTGCACAACCACTACAAGCGGGTGTTTTACGCCAGCGCCCTGGGCGACGAGGTTGAGCTTGAAAAAAGCAACATCCTCCTTGTCGGCCCCTCGGGCAGCGGTAAAACCCTGCTTGCCAAAACTTTGGCCCGCGTTCTGCGCGTGCCCTTTGCCATTGCCGACGCCACGACCCTCACGGAAGCTGGCTATGTGGGCGAAGACGTGGAAAACATCCTGGTGCAACTGCTCCAGAATGCGGACTATGATCTGGAAGCCGCCAGCAAGGGCATCATTTATATTGACGAAATCGACAAGATTTCCCGCAAGGGCGATGGCCCCTCCATCACGCGCGACGTCTCCGGCGAAGGCGTGCAGCAGGCCCTGCTCAAGATCATCGAAGGCACCGAGGCCAATATTCCTCCCAAGGGCGGGCGCAAGCACCCCCAGCAGGAATTTATCCGCATGAACACGAGCAACATCCTGTTCATCGTGGGCGGCGCTTTTGTGGGTCTGGACAAGATCGTGGGCGGCCGCATGAGCGGCGGCGCAATGGGGTTTGGCGCCAAGGTGCGCGCCAGCAAGGAAATGCCCCTTGGCGAACTGCTCGACAAGGTGCATCCGCAAGATCTGGTGAAGTTCGGCCTCATCCCCGAATTTGTGGGCCGTATCCCCATCATCACCCATGTGGACGAATTGGACGAACCCGATCTGGTGCGCATTCTCACCGAACCCAAGAACGCTCTGGTGCGCCAGTACCAGAAGCTTTTTGAGCTTGAGAATGTTGACCTGCGCTTTACGCCCAATGCCCTCAAGGCCATTGCCGCCAAAGCCATTGAGCGCAAAACGGGCGCTCGCGGCCTGCGCAACGTGATGGAACGCACCATGCTCGACATCATGTTCAAGCTGCCTTCCCTGCCCAATGTGCGCGAATGCCTGATCAATCAGGCTGTTATCGACAAGGGCAAGGAACCGGTGCTGCTGTTTGGCGACAAGGCAGAAAACGCCGATACGTCCAAGGCCCAGGCCGGGGGCGACAAGGCCTCTTAG
- the clpP gene encoding ATP-dependent Clp endopeptidase proteolytic subunit ClpP has protein sequence MSLVPMVIETTGRSERAYDIYSRLLKDRIVLLGSEVNDTVASLICAQLLFLESQDPEKEIYLYINSPGGSVTAGLAIYDTMRFISSPVATVCMGRAASMGAFLLAAGKPGMRFALPNSQIMIHQPSGGFQGQATDIEIHAREVLRLKERLNRMLADNTGRPYKDIVKATERDNFLTPEEAKELGIIDRVLVSRNEMAQEKSE, from the coding sequence ATGTCGCTTGTCCCCATGGTTATTGAAACCACAGGCCGCTCCGAGCGGGCCTATGACATCTATTCGCGTCTGCTCAAGGACCGCATCGTTTTGCTTGGCTCCGAGGTCAACGATACCGTTGCTTCCCTCATCTGCGCCCAGTTGCTCTTCCTTGAATCGCAAGACCCCGAAAAAGAAATCTATCTCTACATAAATTCCCCCGGCGGCTCTGTTACCGCCGGGCTTGCCATTTATGACACCATGCGCTTTATCTCCTCGCCTGTGGCGACTGTGTGCATGGGCCGCGCCGCCAGCATGGGCGCATTCTTGCTGGCCGCTGGCAAGCCTGGCATGCGTTTTGCTTTGCCCAACAGTCAGATCATGATTCACCAGCCTTCGGGCGGTTTTCAGGGCCAGGCCACGGATATTGAAATCCACGCGCGCGAGGTGCTGCGCCTCAAGGAACGCCTCAACCGCATGCTGGCCGACAACACGGGCCGTCCCTACAAGGATATTGTCAAAGCTACCGAACGCGATAACTTTTTGACTCCTGAGGAAGCCAAGGAACTCGGCATCATTGACCGCGTGCTTGTATCGCGCAATGAAATGGCTCAGGAAAAGAGCGAGTAA